The Candidatus Hydrogenisulfobacillus filiaventi sequence AGGCCCAGGTCCAGGGCCATCCACCACCGCGCCAGGGTGTCGCCCCGCAACACCCATGAGGTCCGCTCCTGCCGATGGGTCCAGTCCCGTGCCAGCAGCAACGTCCGCCGCGCCAGCACCGGATCCGGAATGGTGCTGGGGGCGTGTCCCAGAAGGCCGTCCGCCGCCGTCCAGTCGACCAGGATGGCGAGGCTCAGCAGGGTGTCCTGGTCGTCCCATCGACGAGGATCGCGTATATCATGAAACCTGGGGTCTCCCCGGGATCCGGGTCCCCAGAGCCACACCTCCGAATCCGCGGCGGATCGCCACGGCGCCGAGAGGGGCCGGATGGTCCCGTCCAGCACGACGCTCACGGTGCCCCACACAGGAGACCGGGGAGACCGATGGGGATCGCCCGGATACTGTCCAAACGCCCGGTAACTAATGCGACTATCTATCGGCATCCGAAAAGGGATCATGGCAGCGAATCACCTCCAGCGGAGTGGGCCCAGCATCGGGGGCACAGCGGCACGTACCGGTCCCCGTCCCCCACCGCCACCCCGTCCTCGGGCAGGGTGACCCCGGGGCGGAGCGCGGTGTCGCGGGCGGGTCGTCCGCATCGGGCGCAGCGGGCGTGCAGCACGATGATCTCGTCCGCTGCCGCCAGCAGGGAGGGCATCGTCCCGAAAGGGCGGCCCAGGGCGTCGAGGCTGAGCCCAGCCAGATGCACCCGCAACCCCCACGCCCGCCATCGTCGGATGGCGTCCAGCCAGCTGGGCGGGGCGAACTGG is a genomic window containing:
- a CDS encoding protein of unknown function (Evidence 5 : Unknown function), with translation MIPFRMPIDSRISYRAFGQYPGDPHRSPRSPVWGTVSVVLDGTIRPLSAPWRSAADSEVWLWGPGSRGDPRFHDIRDPRRWDDQDTLLSLAILVDWTAADGLLGHAPSTIPDPVLARRTLLLARDWTHRQERTSWVLRGDTLARWWMALDLGLERDASRALLLALGTSGQRQEVWS
- a CDS encoding Thymidine kinase (modular protein), which produces MAWTGPMWAGKTTALARSIADRGGRWRIGVVPWAARPQGRDLPDRLRGLLPESSVQWAPLPDDWDPERDPEAWAEGVDGIALDEAQFAPPSWLDAIRRWRAWGLRVHLAGLSLDALGRPFGTMPSLLAAADEIIVLHARCARCGRPARDTALRPGVTLPEDGVAVGDGDRYVPLCPRCWAHSAGGDSLP